A portion of the Gossypium arboreum isolate Shixiya-1 chromosome 8, ASM2569848v2, whole genome shotgun sequence genome contains these proteins:
- the LOC108470139 gene encoding protein XRI1-like isoform X2 has protein sequence MDYNNDHTRSPWDWHGENYGVQKNSDSDASQGVWTPVTLNEEDLSYMFNETTPVKECGDLSYHYTCNDDTSKETEVTRETSSRLKRRRVLQFDTSEVDSSLFCDEMPSTFLKSRERDELLAEVLPDASQQVAGFSEDASAFSYEGLDQLCEGWLAEYFNDAEMLHRSNDMSLNTSSDIQIDISEYFNAQPESGPDAVQKQATQTPQNVVFKGRKSFICPPTKLPSSIAYPFAFIKPCGFHGDVTLKDINQRIQTPPPSKPKQSNEDLPTSAFSGKLVVGKTKIRTEGGKGSITIMRTKG, from the exons ATGGATTACAACAATGAtca TACCAGAAGTCCTTGGGATTGGCATGGGGAGAATTATGGTGTGCAAAAGAACTCTGATTCTG ATGCATCCCAAGGTGTATGGACTCCGGTGACCTTGAATGAGGAAGACCTTTCCTACATGTTCAATGAAACGACCCCTGTTAAGGAATGTGGTGATCTCTCATACCATTATACTTGTAATG ATGATACTAGCAAGGAAACAGAGGTTACGAGGGAGACCTCTTCTCGACTTAAAAGACGTAGAGTGCTTCAATTTGACACTTCCGAAGTAGATTCTTCCCTTTTCTGTGATGAAATGCCATCGACGTTTCTAAAATCAAGA GAGAGGGATGAGTTGCTGGCAGAGGTTTTACCTGATGCATCTCAGCAGGTTGCCGGATTTTCAG AGGATGCATCGGCTTTCAGTTATGAGGGCTTAGATCAGTTGTGTGAAGGGTGGCTTGCTGAGTATTTCAACGATGCGGAGATGCTTCATAGATCTAATGATAT GAGCCTTAACACCTCATCTGACATTCAAATCGATATTTCGG AGTATTTCAATGCCCAACCTGAGTCTGGCCCCGATGCTGTTCAAAAACAGGCAACTCAAACCCCTCAAAATGTTGTTTTCAAAG GTAGGAAGTCATTCATATGTCCTCCCACTAAACTGCCATCTTCAATTGCCTACCCATTTGCTTTCATTAAACCCTGCGGTTTCCACGGAGACGTGACCCTCAAGGATATAAACCAGCGAATCCAAACACCCCCACCGTCAAAACCGAAACAAAGCAACGAAGATCTGCCGACTTCAGCCTTTTCCGGGAAGCTTGTTGTTGGCAAAACTAAAATACGTACCGAAGGTGGTAAAGGCAGCATCACGATTATGAGAACCAAAGGATAA
- the LOC108470139 gene encoding protein XRI1-like isoform X3 has protein sequence MDYNNDHSTRSPWDWHGENYGVQKNSDSDASQGVWTPVTLNEEDLSYMFNETTPVKECGDLSYHYTYDTSKETEVTRETSSRLKRRRVLQFDTSEVDSSLFCDEMPSTFLKSRERDELLAEVLPDASQQVAGFSEDASAFSYEGLDQLCEGWLAEYFNDAEMLHRSNDMSLNTSSDIQIDISEYFNAQPESGPDAVQKQATQTPQNVVFKGRKSFICPPTKLPSSIAYPFAFIKPCGFHGDVTLKDINQRIQTPPPSKPKQSNEDLPTSAFSGKLVVGKTKIRTEGGKGSITIMRTKG, from the exons ATGGATTACAACAATGAtca CAGTACCAGAAGTCCTTGGGATTGGCATGGGGAGAATTATGGTGTGCAAAAGAACTCTGATTCTG ATGCATCCCAAGGTGTATGGACTCCGGTGACCTTGAATGAGGAAGACCTTTCCTACATGTTCAATGAAACGACCCCTGTTAAGGAATGTGGTGATCTCTCATACCATTATACTT ATGATACTAGCAAGGAAACAGAGGTTACGAGGGAGACCTCTTCTCGACTTAAAAGACGTAGAGTGCTTCAATTTGACACTTCCGAAGTAGATTCTTCCCTTTTCTGTGATGAAATGCCATCGACGTTTCTAAAATCAAGA GAGAGGGATGAGTTGCTGGCAGAGGTTTTACCTGATGCATCTCAGCAGGTTGCCGGATTTTCAG AGGATGCATCGGCTTTCAGTTATGAGGGCTTAGATCAGTTGTGTGAAGGGTGGCTTGCTGAGTATTTCAACGATGCGGAGATGCTTCATAGATCTAATGATAT GAGCCTTAACACCTCATCTGACATTCAAATCGATATTTCGG AGTATTTCAATGCCCAACCTGAGTCTGGCCCCGATGCTGTTCAAAAACAGGCAACTCAAACCCCTCAAAATGTTGTTTTCAAAG GTAGGAAGTCATTCATATGTCCTCCCACTAAACTGCCATCTTCAATTGCCTACCCATTTGCTTTCATTAAACCCTGCGGTTTCCACGGAGACGTGACCCTCAAGGATATAAACCAGCGAATCCAAACACCCCCACCGTCAAAACCGAAACAAAGCAACGAAGATCTGCCGACTTCAGCCTTTTCCGGGAAGCTTGTTGTTGGCAAAACTAAAATACGTACCGAAGGTGGTAAAGGCAGCATCACGATTATGAGAACCAAAGGATAA
- the LOC108470139 gene encoding protein XRI1-like isoform X1 — protein MDYNNDHSTRSPWDWHGENYGVQKNSDSDASQGVWTPVTLNEEDLSYMFNETTPVKECGDLSYHYTCNDDTSKETEVTRETSSRLKRRRVLQFDTSEVDSSLFCDEMPSTFLKSRERDELLAEVLPDASQQVAGFSEDASAFSYEGLDQLCEGWLAEYFNDAEMLHRSNDMSLNTSSDIQIDISEYFNAQPESGPDAVQKQATQTPQNVVFKGRKSFICPPTKLPSSIAYPFAFIKPCGFHGDVTLKDINQRIQTPPPSKPKQSNEDLPTSAFSGKLVVGKTKIRTEGGKGSITIMRTKG, from the exons ATGGATTACAACAATGAtca CAGTACCAGAAGTCCTTGGGATTGGCATGGGGAGAATTATGGTGTGCAAAAGAACTCTGATTCTG ATGCATCCCAAGGTGTATGGACTCCGGTGACCTTGAATGAGGAAGACCTTTCCTACATGTTCAATGAAACGACCCCTGTTAAGGAATGTGGTGATCTCTCATACCATTATACTTGTAATG ATGATACTAGCAAGGAAACAGAGGTTACGAGGGAGACCTCTTCTCGACTTAAAAGACGTAGAGTGCTTCAATTTGACACTTCCGAAGTAGATTCTTCCCTTTTCTGTGATGAAATGCCATCGACGTTTCTAAAATCAAGA GAGAGGGATGAGTTGCTGGCAGAGGTTTTACCTGATGCATCTCAGCAGGTTGCCGGATTTTCAG AGGATGCATCGGCTTTCAGTTATGAGGGCTTAGATCAGTTGTGTGAAGGGTGGCTTGCTGAGTATTTCAACGATGCGGAGATGCTTCATAGATCTAATGATAT GAGCCTTAACACCTCATCTGACATTCAAATCGATATTTCGG AGTATTTCAATGCCCAACCTGAGTCTGGCCCCGATGCTGTTCAAAAACAGGCAACTCAAACCCCTCAAAATGTTGTTTTCAAAG GTAGGAAGTCATTCATATGTCCTCCCACTAAACTGCCATCTTCAATTGCCTACCCATTTGCTTTCATTAAACCCTGCGGTTTCCACGGAGACGTGACCCTCAAGGATATAAACCAGCGAATCCAAACACCCCCACCGTCAAAACCGAAACAAAGCAACGAAGATCTGCCGACTTCAGCCTTTTCCGGGAAGCTTGTTGTTGGCAAAACTAAAATACGTACCGAAGGTGGTAAAGGCAGCATCACGATTATGAGAACCAAAGGATAA
- the LOC108467673 gene encoding DNA repair protein recA homolog 3, mitochondrial-like isoform X1, with protein MEKSMLKAELSKEMRTSPTVEPSDCGNDNLGEDSPVFENLFEFCQIYTGGTIVTFVHGQETKFDAEMAAMTCVPWGTLESVGDQSGYVNGINMILSSSIPVLESILSPIYFQFFLDKVRSKLSTFGFGGPTEVTYGGNALKFYASVRLNIRRTWLVKKGEETIGSQVLVKIVKNKLAPPFKNVEFELEFGKGISRERDIIDLATKHKLVTKSGAFYSFNDRKLHGKEAFRRFLAENRSALEELVMKLREKLLDAESKKERQTDISDDCGGNCGVEKFCVFNG; from the exons ATGGAGAAATCGATGTTGAAGGCGGAGCTTTCCAAAGAAATGCGCACGTCTCCCACAGTGGAGCCCAGCGATTGTGGGAACG ACAATCTTGGAGAAGACAGCCCTGTGTTTGAAAACTTGTTTGAATTTTGTCAAATTTATACTGGTGGGACAATAG TAACCTTTGTGCATGGCCAGGAAACTAAATTTGATGCCGAAATGGCTGCAATGACCTGTGTTCCATGGGGTACCCTTGAAAGCGTTGGAGACCAATCAGG ATATGTCAATGGCATAAATATGATCCTTAGTAGTAGCATTCCTGTACTTGAGAGCATTCTTTCACCTATTTACTTCCAGTTCTTCTTGGACAAG GTGAGGTCAAAACTTTCGACATTTGGATTTGGTGGGCCAACTGAAGTTACCTACGGTGGTAATGCCTTGAAGTTTTATGCTTCAGTGCGTCTAAATATAAGGAGAACATGGCTTGTCAAGAAAGGAGAAGAG ACTATTGGAAGTCAAGTTCTTGTGAAGATTGTGAAGAACAAGCTTGCCCCTCCATTTAAGAATGTTGAATTTGAGCTTGAGTTTGGCAAGGGAATATCCCGGGAAAGGGATATCATAGATTTGGCAACGAAACACAAACTTGTTACAAAGTCTGGCGCATTCTACAGTTTCAACGACAGGAAACTCCATGGCAAGGAAGCCTTCAGAAGGTTTTTAGCTGAAAATAGAAGTGCTCTTGAAGAACTTGTGATGAAACTTAGAGAAAAGCTACTTGATGCTGAGAGCAAGAAGGAACGACAAACAGATATCTCGGATGATTGTGGGGGTAATTGTGGCGTTGAAAAGTTTTGTGTATTCAATGGATGA
- the LOC108467673 gene encoding DNA repair protein recA homolog 3, mitochondrial-like isoform X2, producing the protein MAAMTCVPWGTLESVGDQSGYVNGINMILSSSIPVLESILSPIYFQFFLDKVRSKLSTFGFGGPTEVTYGGNALKFYASVRLNIRRTWLVKKGEETIGSQVLVKIVKNKLAPPFKNVEFELEFGKGISRERDIIDLATKHKLVTKSGAFYSFNDRKLHGKEAFRRFLAENRSALEELVMKLREKLLDAESKKERQTDISDDCGGNCGVEKFCVFNG; encoded by the exons ATGGCTGCAATGACCTGTGTTCCATGGGGTACCCTTGAAAGCGTTGGAGACCAATCAGG ATATGTCAATGGCATAAATATGATCCTTAGTAGTAGCATTCCTGTACTTGAGAGCATTCTTTCACCTATTTACTTCCAGTTCTTCTTGGACAAG GTGAGGTCAAAACTTTCGACATTTGGATTTGGTGGGCCAACTGAAGTTACCTACGGTGGTAATGCCTTGAAGTTTTATGCTTCAGTGCGTCTAAATATAAGGAGAACATGGCTTGTCAAGAAAGGAGAAGAG ACTATTGGAAGTCAAGTTCTTGTGAAGATTGTGAAGAACAAGCTTGCCCCTCCATTTAAGAATGTTGAATTTGAGCTTGAGTTTGGCAAGGGAATATCCCGGGAAAGGGATATCATAGATTTGGCAACGAAACACAAACTTGTTACAAAGTCTGGCGCATTCTACAGTTTCAACGACAGGAAACTCCATGGCAAGGAAGCCTTCAGAAGGTTTTTAGCTGAAAATAGAAGTGCTCTTGAAGAACTTGTGATGAAACTTAGAGAAAAGCTACTTGATGCTGAGAGCAAGAAGGAACGACAAACAGATATCTCGGATGATTGTGGGGGTAATTGTGGCGTTGAAAAGTTTTGTGTATTCAATGGATGA
- the LOC108469461 gene encoding uncharacterized protein LOC108469461: MSAVDSSLAGLTLDDVLGHAKRSEPPSSHNHTPLETVRDDPANKDKKSWKLFREKLKLRKTGSGWTSSISIPASDVNIQAKKPQNPRRVSFAETNRIAEIGDRAPVRNPKAAQLGRRSSVRYAQDHQDPVDAVMPNDGPPSRSFKPQNIHNDDDGSPGSSPKGAQRILSAREAVASQEAAEAAAAAAAAEAAEKYDSSVTEEPVTMSLMDLLGESGSSYIGEDDEDEYDEDEEDEEEEIVQAKGIEFTCCICKVNLTSSVFMPCGHTYCRLCSKELLVQRGNCPHCNGFVLEVLEIF, encoded by the coding sequence aTGTCGGCGGTTGACAGCAGTCTAGCCGGTTTAACTCTCGACGATGTTTTGGGACATGCTAAACGGTCTGAACCGCCGTCGAGTCATAACCATACGCCTCTGGAGACTGTACGAGATGATCCAGCTAACAAAGACAAGAAGAGTTGGAAATTGTTTCGTGAAAAGCTTAAGCTCAGGAAAACTGGTTCGGGTTGGACCTCATCGATTTCGATCCCGGCATCTGATGTTAACATTCAAGCTAAGAAACCCCAAAACCCACGGCGTGTTTCCTTTGCTGAAACCAACCGCATTGCCGAAATAGGTGATCGTGCTCCGGTAAGGAACCCCAAGGCGGCGCAATTGGGTCGGAGGAGTTCCGTACGGTACGCACAAGATCACCAAGATCCCGTCGATGCCGTTATGCCCAACGACGGTCCACCATCAAGAAGCTTCAAGCCACAAAATATCCATAACGACGATGATGGTTCTCCTGGATCATCGCCAAAGGGAGCCCAGAGGATATTGTCAGCAAGAGAAGCAGTGGCTTCACAAGAAGCAGCAGAAGCAGCCGCAGCTGCAGCTGCTGCAGAAGCTGCAGAAAAATATGATTCATCCGTGACTGAGGAACCTGTTACGATGTCGTTGATGGATTTGTTGGGTGAGTCAGGGTCGAGTTACATAGGCGAAGATGATGAGGACGAGTATGACGAAGATGAGGAAGATGAGGAAGAAGAGATTGTGCAAGCGAAGGGAATTGAGTTCACGTGTTGCATTTGTAAGGTGAACCTTACGAGCTCAGTGTTTATGCCGTGTGGGCATACTTATTGTCGGCTTTGTTCGAAGGAGCTTTTGGTTCAGCGAGGGAATTGCCCGCATTGCAATGGCTTTGTGTTGGAAGTTCTTGAGatcttttaa